From Cytophagia bacterium CHB2, a single genomic window includes:
- the sulP gene encoding sulfate permease — MSSPLLPKLFTVLKEGYSRKQLMQDLTAGVIVGIIALPLAIAFAIASGVKPEQGLYTAIIAGFLISALSGSRVQIGGPTGAFIVIVYSIVQQHGYDGLVVATFIAGILIMIMGFAKLGAIIKYIPYPVTIGFTAGIALIIFSGQIRDFLGLPIAAMPAEFVEKIVVYAENISAINSSALGIGLLSLAIIIFWPKVTRRVPGSLIAILVSTALVHLLQLPVETIGSRFGEVPNSLPAPQVPNLSWDLIVKMFNPAVTIALLAAIESLLSAVVADGMLGTRHRSNMELIAQGVANIASPIFGGIPATGAIARTAANVKNGGRTPIAGIIHALTLLLIMLFFGKWAALIPMATLAAILIMVSYNMSEWHLFIKLFRSPVSDVAVLLTTFLLTVLIDLTVAIQVGMVLAAFLFMRRMASVTEVGFITADSLQDDTLTDAERDLADPLAISKRQVPAGVEIFEINGPFFFGATDKFKDTMRLVEKPPKVLILRMRQVPAVDATGLRALEDVFEKTKKDGTVLILSGIRRQPLMALRRTGLLEKIGRNNVYRHIDKALQHAKELVAPQIGAPPHAEHRPATLSHS, encoded by the coding sequence TTGCCTCGGGGGTCAAGCCCGAGCAGGGTTTGTACACCGCGATCATTGCCGGCTTTCTGATCTCCGCGCTAAGCGGCAGCCGCGTGCAAATCGGCGGGCCGACCGGCGCCTTCATCGTGATTGTTTACAGCATCGTGCAACAGCACGGCTATGATGGCTTGGTCGTTGCCACCTTCATTGCCGGCATTCTCATCATGATCATGGGTTTTGCCAAACTCGGCGCGATCATCAAATACATTCCCTATCCCGTCACCATCGGCTTCACGGCCGGCATCGCATTGATCATTTTCTCCGGCCAAATTCGAGATTTCCTCGGCCTGCCCATCGCCGCCATGCCCGCGGAGTTTGTCGAAAAGATTGTTGTTTATGCGGAAAACATATCGGCGATTAACTCTTCTGCTCTCGGCATCGGCTTGTTGTCGTTAGCCATCATCATCTTCTGGCCAAAAGTGACGCGCCGCGTGCCCGGCTCGCTGATCGCGATTCTCGTGTCAACCGCGCTGGTTCATCTGCTGCAGTTGCCGGTGGAGACGATCGGCAGCCGGTTCGGCGAGGTTCCGAATTCTTTGCCGGCGCCGCAGGTGCCCAACCTGTCGTGGGATTTGATTGTCAAAATGTTCAACCCGGCGGTGACGATCGCACTGCTTGCCGCCATCGAATCGTTGCTTTCCGCTGTGGTCGCAGACGGCATGCTCGGCACGCGCCACCGTTCGAACATGGAACTTATCGCGCAGGGAGTTGCCAATATTGCTTCACCGATTTTCGGCGGCATTCCAGCCACGGGCGCGATTGCCCGCACGGCCGCCAATGTCAAAAATGGCGGGCGCACACCCATTGCCGGCATCATTCACGCCCTCACGTTGTTGCTCATCATGCTGTTCTTCGGCAAATGGGCAGCGTTGATTCCAATGGCCACGCTTGCGGCAATTTTGATCATGGTGTCTTATAACATGAGTGAGTGGCATTTATTCATCAAGCTCTTTCGCAGCCCGGTTAGTGATGTTGCGGTATTGCTGACAACGTTCTTGCTCACGGTGTTGATCGATTTGACGGTCGCGATTCAAGTCGGTATGGTGTTGGCGGCCTTTCTCTTTATGCGCCGCATGGCGAGCGTAACGGAAGTCGGCTTTATTACTGCGGATTCGTTGCAAGACGACACCCTAACCGATGCCGAGCGCGATCTGGCCGATCCCCTGGCTATTTCGAAACGCCAAGTGCCCGCAGGCGTGGAAATCTTTGAGATCAACGGGCCGTTTTTCTTTGGCGCGACGGACAAATTCAAAGACACAATGCGCCTGGTGGAGAAGCCGCCCAAGGTTTTGATTCTGCGCATGCGCCAGGTGCCGGCCGTTGATGCGACCGGCTTACGCGCGCTTGAAGATGTTTTCGAGAAAACCAAGAAAGACGGCACGGTGCTCATCCTCTCCGGCATACGCCGCCAGCCGCTGATGGCATTGCGCCGCACCGGCTTGCTCGAAAAAATTGGGCGGAATAATGTCTATCGGCACATTGACAAAGCTTTGCAGCATGCCAAAGAGTTGGTGGCGCCGCAGATCGGCGCGCCGCCGCACGCGGAACACCGGCCTGCAACATTGAGCCACAGTTAG